Proteins from a genomic interval of Kitasatospora kifunensis:
- a CDS encoding MbtH family protein, with amino-acid sequence MDAFTEFTVVVNEEEQYSLWPVGLQIPLGWRAEGTTGSEAHCLARVEQIWSDIRPKSLRDSIARRRAEESVR; translated from the coding sequence ATGGACGCTTTCACCGAGTTCACCGTCGTGGTCAACGAGGAGGAGCAGTACTCACTCTGGCCGGTCGGCCTGCAGATCCCGCTCGGCTGGCGGGCCGAGGGGACCACGGGTAGCGAGGCGCACTGCCTGGCCCGGGTCGAGCAGATCTGGTCGGACATTCGTCCCAAGAGCCTGCGGGACTCGATCGCCCGCCGACGTGCCGAGGAGTCTGTGCGATGA